The proteins below come from a single Danaus plexippus chromosome 20, MEX_DaPlex, whole genome shotgun sequence genomic window:
- the LOC116774101 gene encoding protein abrupt-like isoform X2 — translation MNSVIGALGRMLTTGALSDVTLSATGVNLKAHRIVLAACSQYFAKLFKDVETENSTLVVVLNCEAEELRLLLTFMYTGEVTAGRSALPALLQLARTLQVSGLTDADTNPPIPQPIPEQPSEPTSPINLEKSNSSIDLIRNDSNFDPEKKIGDYQKEPEYLRDILDKNDNDKDKLSKLDQIVQNLYSTHRVGSYAASVPPNINSLMDQDSRRSSTCGICNKRLSNQYNLRVHMETHAGRRHACCSCSHVSRSRDALRKHVAYRHGRGAV, via the exons ATG aacAGTGTGATTGGTGCACTAGGTCGTATGTTGACGACTGGAGCCCTGAGTGACGTCACACTGAGCGCCACCGGTGTAAATTTGAAGGCACATAGAATTGTATTGGCTGCTTGTAGCCAGTACTTCGCTAAGTTGTTCAAA GACGTAGAAACGGAGAACAGCACGCTAGTGGTGGTCCTGAACTGTGAGGCTGAAGAGTTGCGTTTACTTCTAACGTTCATGTACACCGGCGAGGTGACCGCGGGGCGGAGCGCGTTACCAGCACTCTTACAACTGGCCCGCACGCTCCAGGTGTCAGGGTTGACTGACGCCGACACA AACCCTCCTATTCCACAACCCATTCCAGAACAACCATCAGAACCGACATCGccaataaatttagaaaaatccAATTCTTCAATAGATTTAATACGAAACGACAGCAACTTTGATCCGGAGAAAAAAATCGGAGATTATCAAAAGGAACCGGAATATTTGAGAGACATCTTGGATAAAAACGACAATGATAAGGACAAATTAAGTAAACTGGACCAAATAGTACAGAATCTTTACAGCACTCATAGAGTTGGGAGTTATGCTGCGAGCGTGCCGCCCAATATAAACAGTTTAATGG ATCAGGACAGTCGTCGTTCGTCGACCTGCGGTATATGTAACAAGCGTCTCAGCAACCAGTACAACCTCAGGGTTCATATGGAAACCCACGCGGGACGGAGACACGCTTGTTGCAGCTGCAGTCACGTGTCACGCTCCAGAGACGCTCTCAGAAAACACGTGGCTTACAGACACGGAAGAGGCGCAGTTTGA
- the LOC116774101 gene encoding modifier of mdg4-like isoform X4: MDEDDVQQFSLRWHNHQNSVIGALGRMLTTGALSDVTLSATGVNLKAHRIVLAACSQYFAKLFKDVETENSTLVVVLNCEAEELRLLLTFMYTGEVTAGRSALPALLQLARTLQVSGLTDADTNPPIPQPIPEQPSEPTSPINLEKSNSSIDLIRNDSNFDPEKKIGDYQKEPEYLRDILDKNDNDKDKLSKLDQIVQNLYSTHRVGSYAASVPPNINSLMVSFRSGQSSFVDLRYM; the protein is encoded by the exons ATGGATGAAGATGATGTACAACAATTTTCTCTGCGTTGGCACAACCACCAG aacAGTGTGATTGGTGCACTAGGTCGTATGTTGACGACTGGAGCCCTGAGTGACGTCACACTGAGCGCCACCGGTGTAAATTTGAAGGCACATAGAATTGTATTGGCTGCTTGTAGCCAGTACTTCGCTAAGTTGTTCAAA GACGTAGAAACGGAGAACAGCACGCTAGTGGTGGTCCTGAACTGTGAGGCTGAAGAGTTGCGTTTACTTCTAACGTTCATGTACACCGGCGAGGTGACCGCGGGGCGGAGCGCGTTACCAGCACTCTTACAACTGGCCCGCACGCTCCAGGTGTCAGGGTTGACTGACGCCGACACA AACCCTCCTATTCCACAACCCATTCCAGAACAACCATCAGAACCGACATCGccaataaatttagaaaaatccAATTCTTCAATAGATTTAATACGAAACGACAGCAACTTTGATCCGGAGAAAAAAATCGGAGATTATCAAAAGGAACCGGAATATTTGAGAGACATCTTGGATAAAAACGACAATGATAAGGACAAATTAAGTAAACTGGACCAAATAGTACAGAATCTTTACAGCACTCATAGAGTTGGGAGTTATGCTGCGAGCGTGCCGCCCAATATAAACAGTTTAATGG TATCTTTTAGATCAGGACAGTCGTCGTTCGTCGACCTGCGGTATATGTAA
- the LOC116774101 gene encoding protein abrupt-like isoform X3, translating into MLTTGALSDVTLSATGVNLKAHRIVLAACSQYFAKLFKDVETENSTLVVVLNCEAEELRLLLTFMYTGEVTAGRSALPALLQLARTLQVSGLTDADTNPPIPQPIPEQPSEPTSPINLEKSNSSIDLIRNDSNFDPEKKIGDYQKEPEYLRDILDKNDNDKDKLSKLDQIVQNLYSTHRVGSYAASVPPNINSLMDQDSRRSSTCGICNKRLSNQYNLRVHMETHAGRRHACCSCSHVSRSRDALRKHVAYRHGRGAV; encoded by the exons ATGTTGACGACTGGAGCCCTGAGTGACGTCACACTGAGCGCCACCGGTGTAAATTTGAAGGCACATAGAATTGTATTGGCTGCTTGTAGCCAGTACTTCGCTAAGTTGTTCAAA GACGTAGAAACGGAGAACAGCACGCTAGTGGTGGTCCTGAACTGTGAGGCTGAAGAGTTGCGTTTACTTCTAACGTTCATGTACACCGGCGAGGTGACCGCGGGGCGGAGCGCGTTACCAGCACTCTTACAACTGGCCCGCACGCTCCAGGTGTCAGGGTTGACTGACGCCGACACA AACCCTCCTATTCCACAACCCATTCCAGAACAACCATCAGAACCGACATCGccaataaatttagaaaaatccAATTCTTCAATAGATTTAATACGAAACGACAGCAACTTTGATCCGGAGAAAAAAATCGGAGATTATCAAAAGGAACCGGAATATTTGAGAGACATCTTGGATAAAAACGACAATGATAAGGACAAATTAAGTAAACTGGACCAAATAGTACAGAATCTTTACAGCACTCATAGAGTTGGGAGTTATGCTGCGAGCGTGCCGCCCAATATAAACAGTTTAATGG ATCAGGACAGTCGTCGTTCGTCGACCTGCGGTATATGTAACAAGCGTCTCAGCAACCAGTACAACCTCAGGGTTCATATGGAAACCCACGCGGGACGGAGACACGCTTGTTGCAGCTGCAGTCACGTGTCACGCTCCAGAGACGCTCTCAGAAAACACGTGGCTTACAGACACGGAAGAGGCGCAGTTTGA
- the LOC116774101 gene encoding protein abrupt-like isoform X1, protein MDEDDVQQFSLRWHNHQNSVIGALGRMLTTGALSDVTLSATGVNLKAHRIVLAACSQYFAKLFKDVETENSTLVVVLNCEAEELRLLLTFMYTGEVTAGRSALPALLQLARTLQVSGLTDADTNPPIPQPIPEQPSEPTSPINLEKSNSSIDLIRNDSNFDPEKKIGDYQKEPEYLRDILDKNDNDKDKLSKLDQIVQNLYSTHRVGSYAASVPPNINSLMDQDSRRSSTCGICNKRLSNQYNLRVHMETHAGRRHACCSCSHVSRSRDALRKHVAYRHGRGAV, encoded by the exons ATGGATGAAGATGATGTACAACAATTTTCTCTGCGTTGGCACAACCACCAG aacAGTGTGATTGGTGCACTAGGTCGTATGTTGACGACTGGAGCCCTGAGTGACGTCACACTGAGCGCCACCGGTGTAAATTTGAAGGCACATAGAATTGTATTGGCTGCTTGTAGCCAGTACTTCGCTAAGTTGTTCAAA GACGTAGAAACGGAGAACAGCACGCTAGTGGTGGTCCTGAACTGTGAGGCTGAAGAGTTGCGTTTACTTCTAACGTTCATGTACACCGGCGAGGTGACCGCGGGGCGGAGCGCGTTACCAGCACTCTTACAACTGGCCCGCACGCTCCAGGTGTCAGGGTTGACTGACGCCGACACA AACCCTCCTATTCCACAACCCATTCCAGAACAACCATCAGAACCGACATCGccaataaatttagaaaaatccAATTCTTCAATAGATTTAATACGAAACGACAGCAACTTTGATCCGGAGAAAAAAATCGGAGATTATCAAAAGGAACCGGAATATTTGAGAGACATCTTGGATAAAAACGACAATGATAAGGACAAATTAAGTAAACTGGACCAAATAGTACAGAATCTTTACAGCACTCATAGAGTTGGGAGTTATGCTGCGAGCGTGCCGCCCAATATAAACAGTTTAATGG ATCAGGACAGTCGTCGTTCGTCGACCTGCGGTATATGTAACAAGCGTCTCAGCAACCAGTACAACCTCAGGGTTCATATGGAAACCCACGCGGGACGGAGACACGCTTGTTGCAGCTGCAGTCACGTGTCACGCTCCAGAGACGCTCTCAGAAAACACGTGGCTTACAGACACGGAAGAGGCGCAGTTTGA